A genomic region of Larus michahellis chromosome 21, bLarMic1.1, whole genome shotgun sequence contains the following coding sequences:
- the KCNA3 gene encoding potassium voltage-gated channel subfamily A member 3, translating into MDERRSLLYSPAASSTSRHPRGGSTSSHHNLGYTEQLPATATQPVPDQEEEEGEEGEEGNMTVVGGGGDPLLEEPQHPHPLLGGDRYDHPTTPAAVPAGQPAGGGEHECCERVVINISGLRFETQLKTLAQFPETLLGDPRKRMRYFDPLRNEYFFDRNRPSFDAILYYYQSGGRIRRPVNVPIDIFSEEIRFYQLGEEAMEKFREDEGFIREEQRPLPDKEFQRQVWLLFEYPESSGPARGIAIVSVLVILISIVIFCLETLPEFRDDHDYEGTGGTFGTGGGPLPPDVFTNSSSSAASMVSSFTDPFFVVETLCIIWFSFELLVRFFACPSKATFSKNIMNIIDIVAIIPYFITLGTELAERQGNGQQAMSLAILRVIRLVRVFRIFKLSRHSKGLQILGQTLKASMRELGLLIFFLFIGVILFSSAVYFAEADDPSSGFSSIPDAFWWAVVTMTTVGYGDMHPITIGGKIVGSLCAIAGVLTIALPVPVIVSNFNYFYHRETEGEEQAQYMHVGSCQHLSSSEEMRKARSNSTLSKSEYMVIEEGGINHSAFKQAAFKTGNCTTTNNPNCVNIKKIFTDV; encoded by the coding sequence ATGGACGAGCGCCGGAGCTTGCTCTACTCTCCGGCTGCCTCCTCCACCAGCCGGCATCCGCGGGGTGGCTCGACCAGCAGCCACCACAACCTGGGCTACACCGAGCAGCTGcccgccaccgccacccagcCGGTCCCCgaccaggaggaggaagagggtgaagaaggggaggaaggcaACATGACCGTGGTGGGGGGCGGCGGAGACCCTTTGCTGGAAGAACCACAGCATCCTCATCCTTTGCTCGGGGGGGACCGCTACGATCACCCCACGACTCCGGCCGCCGTCCCCGCCGGCCAGCCCGCGGGCGGTGGGGAGCACGAGTGCTGCGAGCGGGTGGTGATCAACATCTCGGGGTTGCGGTTTGAGACCCAGCTGAAGACGCTGGCTCAGTTCCCCGAGACGCTGCTGGGGGACCCACGCAAGAGGATGCGTTACTTTGACCCCCTCCGCAACGAGTATTTTTTCGACCGTAACCGTCCCAGCTTCGATGCCATCCTCTACTACTACCAGTCGGGTGGGCGCATTCGGCGACCCGTCAATGTCCCCATCGATATTTTCTCCGAGGAGATCCGCTTCTACCAGCTAGGGGAGGAGGCCATGGAGAAGTTTCGGGAGGACGAGGGTTTCATTCGGGAGGAGCAGCGGCCGCTTCCCGACAAGGAGTTTCAGCGCCAAGTGTGGCTCCTCTTCGAGTACCCTGAGAGCTCTGGGCCGGCCCGAGGCATTGCCATCGTCTCTGTGCTGGTCATCCTAATCTCTATTGTCATCTTCTGTCTGGAGACCCTGCCTGAATTCAGGGATGACCATGACTATGAGGGAACTGGGGGGACCTTTGGGACGGGTGGTGGCCCTCTCCCACCTGATGTCTTCACCAACTCCTCATCCTCGGCTGCTTCCATGGTGTCATCCTTCACCGACCCTTTCTTTGTAGTGGAGACTTTGTGCATCATCTGGTTCTCCTTTGAGCTGCTGGTCCGCTTCTTTGCCTGCCCCAGCAAGGCCACCTTCTCCAAGAACATCATGAACATCATTGACATTGTGGCCATCATTCCCTACTTCATCACACTGGGCACCGAGCTGGCTGAGAGGCAAGGCAACGGCCAGCAAGCCATGTCCTTAGCCATCCTCAGAGTCATCCGACTGGTCAGGGTCTTCCGCATCTTCAAGCTCTCCCGGCACTCCAAGGGGCTGCAGATCCTGGGGCAGACCCTCAAGGCCAGCATGCGGGAGCTGGGCTtgctcatcttcttcctcttcattggCGTCATCCTCTTCTCCAGCGCCGTCTACTTTGCAGAAGCCGATGACCCCAGTTCAGGTTTCAGTAGCATCCCTGATGCCTTCTGGTGGGCTGTGGTGACCATGACCACAGTGGGCTACGGGGACATGCACCCCATCACCATTGGGGGCAAGATTGTGGGCTCCCTCTGTGCCATCGCGGGGGTGCTGACCATCGCTCTCCCCGTGCCTGTGATAGTCTCCAATTTCAACTATTTCTACCACCGGGAGACGGAAGGTGAGGAGCAAGCCCAATACATGCACGTCGGGAGCTGCCAGCACCTCTCGTCCAGCGAGGAGATGAGGAAGGCTCGCAGCAATTCTACCCTCAGCAAGTCCGAGTACATGGTGATCGAGGAAGGGGGAATCAACCACAGTGCATTCAAACAGGCTGCCTTTAAGACAGGCAACTGCACAACCACAAACAATCCCAACTGTGTGAACATCAAAAAGATCTTTACGGATGTTTAA